Proteins from a single region of Lysinibacillus sp. JNUCC-52:
- a CDS encoding menaquinol-cytochrome c reductase cytochrome b/c subunit produces the protein MHRGKGMKFVGDSRIKANHRMPNVPKDYSEYPGKTEAFWPNFLLKEWMVGAVFLIGYLLLTVAHPSPLEGPADPTRAYTPLPDWYFLFMYQLLKYSFASGPYNVIGAIVIPGLAFGALLLMPFLDKSPERRPSKRPLPTAFMLLTLAAMFYLTWESVVNHDWEAQKIQGAIVETVEFDKGSEGYQIYAGSACITCHGEGLEGGAGAPTLMNTGLTADEIIDIAHNGSPSGKMPAGLWTGSDEDLQKLAEFIEGLKAE, from the coding sequence ATGCATCGCGGAAAAGGAATGAAATTTGTCGGCGATTCTCGTATTAAAGCGAATCACAGAATGCCGAACGTTCCAAAGGATTATTCCGAATATCCAGGTAAAACTGAAGCTTTCTGGCCGAACTTCTTACTAAAAGAATGGATGGTAGGTGCTGTTTTCTTAATCGGTTATTTATTGTTAACAGTCGCTCACCCATCTCCACTTGAAGGGCCAGCTGATCCAACAAGAGCATACACGCCATTACCGGACTGGTACTTCTTATTCATGTACCAACTCTTAAAATACTCATTTGCTTCTGGTCCATATAATGTTATCGGAGCAATTGTCATTCCAGGTCTAGCATTTGGAGCGCTATTATTAATGCCATTTTTAGATAAGAGTCCAGAACGCCGTCCGTCTAAACGCCCGTTACCAACAGCGTTTATGTTATTAACATTGGCTGCTATGTTCTATTTAACTTGGGAGTCAGTTGTTAATCATGACTGGGAAGCTCAAAAAATTCAAGGTGCTATCGTAGAAACTGTAGAGTTTGATAAAGGCTCAGAAGGTTACCAAATCTATGCTGGCTCTGCATGTATTACATGTCATGGTGAAGGCTTAGAAGGTGGTGCTGGTGCGCCAACACTTATGAATACAGGCTTAACAGCTGATGAAATTATAGACATTGCACACAATGGTTCACCAAGTGGTAAAATGCCAGCAGGTCTATGGACAGGTTCTGATGAAGATCTTCAAAAGTTAGCTGAGTTTATCGAAGGCTTAAAAGCTGAATAA
- the qcrB gene encoding menaquinol-cytochrome c reductase cytochrome b subunit yields MLNKIYDWVDERLDITPIWRDIADHEVPEHVNPAHHFSAFVYCFGGLTFFITVIQILSGMFLTMYYVPDVVNAWKSVYYLQNEVAFGEIVRGMHHWGASLVIVMMFLHTLRVFFTGSYKKPRELNWMVGVGIFGVMMGLGFTGYLLPWDMKALFATKVGIEIAASVPFIGSMIKVLLAGDSTILGAQTLTRFFAIHVFFLPAVLFGLLAAHFIMIRRQGISGPL; encoded by the coding sequence GTGCTAAACAAAATTTATGATTGGGTCGATGAACGATTAGATATTACACCAATCTGGCGTGATATTGCCGACCACGAAGTGCCAGAGCACGTGAACCCTGCACACCATTTTTCAGCATTCGTTTACTGCTTCGGTGGATTAACATTTTTCATCACAGTAATTCAAATTCTATCTGGTATGTTCTTAACAATGTACTATGTACCAGACGTCGTGAATGCTTGGAAATCAGTTTATTATTTACAAAACGAAGTAGCATTTGGTGAAATCGTACGCGGTATGCACCACTGGGGAGCTTCATTAGTAATTGTAATGATGTTCTTACATACGCTTCGTGTATTCTTCACTGGTTCTTATAAGAAACCTCGTGAGTTAAACTGGATGGTTGGTGTAGGTATTTTTGGTGTAATGATGGGTCTTGGCTTTACAGGATACTTATTACCATGGGATATGAAAGCATTGTTCGCTACTAAAGTAGGTATCGAAATTGCGGCATCTGTACCATTTATTGGTTCGATGATTAAAGTATTATTAGCGGGTGACAGTACTATTCTTGGTGCTCAAACGTTAACACGATTCTTTGCGATTCATGTATTCTTCTTGCCTGCAGTATTGTTTGGGTTACTTGCAGCACACTTTATCATGATTCGTCGTCAAGGAATTTCAGGGCCGTTGTAA
- a CDS encoding QcrA and Rieske domain-containing protein codes for MSNNRVSRRQFLSYTLTGVGGFMAAGMLMPMVRFAIDPVLQKHEGGDFIKTEHKVADLTSEPVKVDFTYEQVDAWYKSNVTDVAWVYKEGDQIIALSPVCKHLGCMVDWNGDSAHPNQFFCPCHAGRYEKNGKNIAGTPPLGPLDEFEVQEKDGYLEIGPARANTLV; via the coding sequence ATGAGTAACAATCGAGTTTCACGTCGTCAATTTCTAAGCTACACACTCACTGGTGTTGGCGGATTTATGGCGGCAGGTATGTTGATGCCAATGGTTCGTTTTGCAATTGACCCAGTTTTACAAAAGCATGAAGGTGGGGATTTTATCAAAACCGAACATAAAGTCGCTGACCTTACTTCAGAGCCAGTTAAAGTTGACTTCACTTATGAGCAAGTTGACGCTTGGTACAAATCTAATGTTACAGACGTAGCTTGGGTTTACAAAGAAGGCGACCAAATAATTGCGCTATCACCTGTTTGTAAGCATTTAGGATGTATGGTGGACTGGAATGGCGATTCAGCACACCCAAATCAATTCTTCTGTCCTTGTCATGCAGGGCGTTACGAGAAAAACGGGAAAAACATTGCAGGTACACCGCCTCTAGGTCCGTTGGATGAATTTGAAGTACAAGAAAAAGATGGTTATTTAGAGATTGGTCCAGCAAGAGCAAATACTCTAGTTTAA
- a CDS encoding DUF2487 family protein, producing MYFNANDVTSFLAQKDFIDTAIIPLVGIDLTAEKLKQSGAESDFLLSLTAFIEQQFRGRLLVMPPFSYSTALKNEEMPVQLETQLHTAGFKHVFFITCDHFWTNIGDVVNIIWLPAIPLESMNMNVKQTILEDQLRQVIPVFSTKWSQN from the coding sequence ATGTATTTTAATGCAAACGATGTGACATCGTTTTTAGCGCAGAAGGATTTTATCGATACGGCAATTATTCCACTTGTAGGAATCGATCTTACTGCTGAAAAATTAAAGCAAAGTGGCGCAGAATCAGATTTTTTGTTATCGCTTACAGCTTTTATTGAACAACAGTTTAGAGGTCGCTTACTAGTCATGCCACCATTTTCGTATAGTACTGCTTTGAAAAATGAAGAAATGCCAGTGCAATTAGAAACACAATTACATACTGCTGGCTTTAAGCATGTGTTCTTCATTACTTGTGACCATTTTTGGACAAATATTGGAGATGTTGTAAATATTATTTGGTTACCAGCTATTCCACTAGAATCCATGAATATGAACGTGAAACAAACCATTCTCGAAGATCAGTTGCGCCAAGTAATACCTGTATTTTCGACCAAATGGTCACAAAATTAG
- a CDS encoding ReoY family proteolytic degradation factor yields MTASVSVVDKKAFVRWFLKNYQLKRRECVWILNYLLSNDELLKRIRFVEEAHYCPRAMVMSTVDSTGVPFRFYKGNVMTADAEKSFHDLRLHEQEDMYIQLNFPNIPPSAQYLAVLEENPYMPETLIVSEKDRLLAEELLSNSLLVFQEEKLLAQIDEALDKGDEERFYELSNLLQVLKETANLQ; encoded by the coding sequence ATGACTGCTTCTGTATCAGTTGTCGATAAAAAAGCATTTGTTCGCTGGTTTTTAAAAAATTACCAATTAAAACGTCGTGAGTGTGTATGGATTTTAAATTACTTATTAAGTAATGATGAGTTGTTAAAACGAATACGGTTTGTAGAAGAAGCTCACTATTGTCCTAGAGCAATGGTGATGTCTACAGTAGACTCAACAGGTGTACCATTTCGTTTTTATAAAGGCAATGTGATGACAGCCGATGCTGAGAAATCGTTCCATGACTTACGTTTACATGAACAAGAAGATATGTATATACAATTAAACTTCCCAAATATACCGCCAAGTGCACAATACTTAGCAGTTCTTGAAGAAAACCCTTATATGCCAGAAACATTAATTGTTAGTGAAAAGGATCGTTTACTGGCAGAAGAGTTACTTTCCAATAGTTTACTCGTATTCCAAGAAGAAAAATTACTTGCACAAATTGATGAAGCCCTAGATAAAGGCGATGAAGAACGATTTTATGAATTGTCAAATTTGTTACAAGTTTTAAAAGAAACTGCTAATTTACAATAG
- a CDS encoding tetratricopeptide repeat protein — protein sequence MTVNNAMTEMMQALEQGDLALIDQLLEAFLMKELPEEIYALAEVFMQYGYMKEADRVLEHLQFLFPEEAQIKIDRANVLMELGDEDEALDMLLAVEDTAPEYPQALLVLADYYQMQGLFEVAEKRINEALAILPDEPLLHFAKAELLFETGRFLEAARLYEELHEQQEEFAGVSLVERLAEVYRAGAAYETALDYYLTALDDEVKPDTLFGAAYAAFQSQKYELAIKQLEDLKELDPDYFSAYLLLAESYAMTEDNNKAYAAIKEGLKRDEYDKSLFLFAGKMALKNALPEEAENYLREAIALDPEYMEAVLTLISIFNQQERYEDVVELFETLQKNDFEWITLYPYAADAYANLELYDRAYEFYRLAYTDFKEDAAFLEKYVYFLLEEGKRSEVKEVLGHLIKLQPSEPQWQEMLEGLELE from the coding sequence ATGACTGTGAATAATGCAATGACGGAAATGATGCAAGCACTTGAGCAAGGGGATTTAGCTTTAATAGACCAGCTTCTCGAAGCCTTTTTAATGAAGGAATTACCTGAGGAAATATACGCACTAGCGGAAGTTTTTATGCAATATGGTTACATGAAAGAAGCGGACCGTGTACTGGAGCATCTGCAATTTTTATTCCCAGAGGAGGCACAAATAAAAATTGACCGTGCCAACGTCTTAATGGAGCTTGGCGATGAGGACGAGGCATTAGACATGTTATTAGCAGTCGAAGATACAGCCCCCGAATACCCGCAAGCATTACTAGTGCTAGCCGATTATTATCAAATGCAAGGTTTATTTGAAGTGGCAGAAAAACGTATTAATGAGGCGTTAGCCATCTTACCTGATGAGCCACTACTACATTTTGCTAAAGCAGAGTTATTATTTGAGACAGGACGTTTTCTAGAGGCAGCACGCCTTTACGAAGAATTACATGAACAACAAGAGGAATTTGCAGGCGTCAGTCTTGTCGAACGACTAGCCGAAGTATATCGTGCGGGCGCTGCCTATGAAACAGCCTTAGACTATTATTTAACAGCGCTAGATGACGAAGTGAAGCCAGATACTTTATTTGGTGCTGCATATGCTGCGTTCCAATCGCAAAAATATGAGTTGGCTATTAAGCAATTAGAGGACTTAAAAGAATTAGACCCTGACTATTTCTCAGCTTATTTATTGCTAGCGGAAAGCTATGCCATGACTGAGGACAATAACAAAGCTTACGCAGCCATTAAAGAAGGCTTGAAGCGCGATGAGTACGATAAATCATTATTCTTATTTGCGGGTAAAATGGCATTAAAAAATGCTCTGCCAGAAGAAGCAGAAAATTATTTACGAGAAGCCATTGCTTTAGATCCTGAATATATGGAAGCGGTGCTAACACTAATTTCCATATTTAATCAACAAGAACGCTATGAGGATGTCGTTGAATTATTTGAGACATTACAAAAAAATGATTTTGAATGGATAACTTTATACCCTTACGCTGCAGATGCATATGCAAATTTAGAATTGTACGACCGTGCATACGAATTTTACCGTTTGGCATATACTGATTTTAAGGAAGACGCAGCATTTTTAGAAAAATATGTTTATTTCTTATTAGAAGAAGGCAAGCGTTCAGAAGTTAAAGAAGTTCTCGGTCATTTAATCAAGCTTCAACCAAGTGAACCACAATGGCAAGAGATGTTAGAAGGCTTAGAATTAGAGTAA
- the aroA gene encoding 3-phosphoshikimate 1-carboxyvinyltransferase, protein MSEKVLQYNKPSLQGTLTIPGDKSVSHRSVMFGAIATGKTTVEGFLLGEDCLSTIDCFRKLGVKIDVDGTNVTIESAGMEAWQEPSEVLYTGNSGTTTRLMLGILAGSKVHSVMTGDASIGKRPMRRVIDPLRQMGAHITGRADGQYTPLAIQGTQLQAIDYQMPVASAQVKSAILLAGLRAQGTTVVRETEVSRDHTERMLRQFGAQITVADGVITFEGGQTLSGTHVSVPGDISSAAFFLVAGAICPDSEIVLENVGINPTRDGIIEVLQNMGASITIVANEDGQSEPTATITVETSTLKETIIEGNMIPRLIDEIPILALLATQAHGKTIIRDAEELKVKETDRITAVVDELKKLGAHIEATEDGMIIEGPTPLHGASLKTYGDHRIGMMGAVAALITDGAVTLDDAECIAVSYPSFFEHVESVKK, encoded by the coding sequence ATGAGTGAAAAAGTATTGCAGTATAACAAACCGTCTTTACAAGGGACATTAACAATTCCTGGTGATAAATCTGTTTCACATCGTTCGGTTATGTTTGGGGCGATTGCAACAGGGAAAACAACGGTTGAAGGCTTTTTACTTGGAGAAGATTGTTTAAGTACTATTGATTGTTTCCGCAAACTTGGTGTGAAGATTGATGTAGATGGTACAAATGTCACGATCGAAAGCGCAGGTATGGAAGCTTGGCAGGAACCTAGTGAGGTGCTTTACACTGGGAACTCTGGTACAACAACACGTTTAATGCTCGGAATTTTAGCTGGTTCAAAAGTGCATAGCGTGATGACGGGAGATGCCTCTATCGGTAAACGCCCAATGCGACGTGTTATTGACCCATTACGTCAAATGGGTGCTCATATTACAGGCCGTGCAGATGGTCAGTATACACCTCTTGCCATCCAAGGAACACAGCTACAAGCTATTGACTATCAAATGCCTGTTGCGAGTGCCCAAGTGAAATCAGCTATTTTATTAGCTGGTTTACGTGCGCAAGGGACAACCGTTGTGCGTGAAACAGAAGTATCACGAGACCATACTGAGCGTATGCTACGCCAATTTGGGGCGCAAATAACTGTGGCGGATGGTGTAATTACTTTTGAAGGCGGACAAACACTTTCGGGCACACATGTGTCTGTGCCTGGCGATATTTCATCTGCTGCATTTTTCTTAGTGGCGGGTGCCATTTGCCCTGATAGTGAAATTGTTTTAGAAAATGTGGGGATTAATCCAACACGTGACGGTATCATAGAAGTTCTTCAGAACATGGGGGCTTCTATTACAATAGTAGCAAATGAGGACGGTCAATCTGAGCCAACTGCAACAATTACAGTTGAAACGTCTACTTTAAAAGAAACTATTATTGAAGGAAATATGATTCCGAGATTAATTGACGAAATTCCAATTCTTGCACTTTTAGCAACACAGGCACACGGTAAAACAATTATTAGAGATGCTGAGGAGCTCAAAGTTAAAGAAACGGATCGCATTACTGCAGTAGTGGATGAACTAAAAAAATTAGGGGCGCATATTGAAGCAACTGAGGATGGTATGATTATCGAAGGGCCTACGCCATTACATGGGGCAAGCTTGAAAACATACGGGGATCACCGTATCGGTATGATGGGCGCTGTGGCAGCGTTAATAACGGATGGAGCAGTGACATTAGATGATGCAGAGTGCATCGCGGTTTCCTACCCATCGTTTTTCGAGCATGTTGAATCTGTGAAGAAATAG
- a CDS encoding prephenate dehydrogenase, translating to MTRKVLVIGLGLIGGSIALALQKAPETKIIGYDMDEKTRQHAKTLNIVHDIVTDPKDVAAEVDIIIFGTPVNATLEWMEQLKTWPLKNKVIVTDTGSTKKMIMQKAGELRELGITFIGGHPMAGSHKSGVLAAKAHLFENAYYMLTPLAGEEIINMAQLESLLKFTHAKVVSVSAREHDHMTAVVSHFPHVIAASLVHQLGGENGEYPMTRSLAAGGFRDVTRIASSNPILWRDITLQNRDELVAQLEGWQAEMDRVKELLLNGSSADIESYFAIAKELRDELPISAGAMFTSFDLYVDVPDYPGVISEVTGLLAEEAISITNLRIVESREDVFGILVISLQSESDRERAAACIQKRANFETYIS from the coding sequence ATGACACGCAAAGTGCTCGTTATTGGTTTAGGCTTGATTGGGGGCTCGATTGCTCTTGCTTTACAAAAAGCACCTGAAACTAAAATTATTGGCTATGATATGGATGAAAAAACTCGCCAGCATGCCAAAACATTAAATATTGTTCATGACATTGTGACAGACCCAAAAGACGTTGCAGCAGAGGTAGATATCATTATTTTTGGAACGCCTGTCAACGCTACGCTTGAATGGATGGAGCAATTAAAAACATGGCCATTAAAAAATAAAGTTATCGTAACAGATACAGGTAGTACGAAAAAAATGATTATGCAAAAAGCTGGTGAGTTACGTGAGCTCGGAATTACGTTTATCGGTGGACACCCGATGGCAGGCTCTCATAAAAGTGGTGTATTAGCTGCGAAAGCGCATCTTTTCGAAAATGCGTATTATATGCTGACACCACTTGCAGGCGAAGAAATTATCAATATGGCTCAGCTAGAAAGCCTATTAAAATTTACACATGCAAAAGTAGTTAGTGTATCCGCGCGTGAGCACGATCATATGACAGCTGTAGTTAGTCACTTTCCACATGTTATTGCAGCATCCCTAGTGCATCAATTAGGTGGGGAAAATGGTGAATACCCTATGACACGCTCACTTGCAGCAGGGGGGTTCAGAGATGTGACACGTATTGCATCCTCTAATCCTATTTTGTGGCGCGATATTACACTGCAAAATCGTGATGAATTAGTAGCACAGCTAGAAGGCTGGCAAGCTGAAATGGATCGTGTGAAAGAACTGCTATTAAATGGTAGCTCAGCAGATATTGAAAGTTATTTTGCTATTGCAAAAGAGCTACGTGATGAATTACCAATTAGTGCTGGAGCAATGTTTACTTCGTTTGACTTGTATGTGGATGTGCCTGACTATCCAGGGGTCATTTCTGAGGTAACAGGCCTACTCGCTGAAGAAGCAATCAGCATTACAAATTTACGAATTGTAGAATCACGTGAAGATGTCTTTGGTATTCTTGTGATAAGTCTGCAAAGTGAAAGTGATCGTGAACGTGCAGCAGCATGTATTCAAAAGCGAGCAAATTTTGAAACATATATTTCATAG
- the hisC gene encoding histidinol-phosphate transaminase, with amino-acid sequence MKWKQQLDGMQAYKPGKPIEEVQREFGLQEVVKLASNENPFGCSPKVTAYLQKNAVNYAIYPDGYAQNLRSAVAKHVGVKETQLLFGNGSDDIIAILTRALLYPGVNTVMADPSFSQYVHNAEIEGAEVRKIPCIEGAHDLNAMAAAIDEHTSIVWVCSPNNPTGVVIADTDLRAFLAQVPSDVLVVLDEAYIEYVSHPGHKETLPLIDEYPNVLLMRTFSKAYGLAAFRVGYAIGQPEVIAKLDPVRAPFNNTILSQAVAAIALSDQDFLKSCCAANEIGKKQYVDFCEKHNLKYYPSDTNFIFFNTNADSDVVFQELMKRGFIIRSGNALGAPGFIRVTIGTEAQNAALLAHLEEVLKEQGVFA; translated from the coding sequence ATGAAATGGAAACAACAATTGGACGGTATGCAAGCATATAAGCCAGGTAAACCAATTGAAGAAGTACAACGTGAATTTGGCCTACAAGAAGTCGTAAAGTTAGCATCAAATGAAAACCCATTTGGATGCTCACCTAAGGTAACAGCATATTTACAAAAGAATGCAGTAAACTATGCAATTTATCCAGACGGCTACGCACAAAATTTACGTTCAGCTGTGGCCAAACATGTAGGTGTCAAAGAAACACAGCTTCTTTTTGGAAATGGTTCAGATGATATTATTGCAATTCTTACTCGTGCTCTGTTGTATCCAGGTGTGAATACAGTCATGGCAGATCCATCATTCTCCCAATACGTTCATAATGCTGAAATTGAAGGTGCAGAAGTTCGTAAAATTCCTTGTATTGAAGGCGCGCACGACCTAAACGCAATGGCAGCAGCAATTGATGAACACACTTCGATTGTGTGGGTATGTAGTCCGAATAATCCAACTGGTGTCGTTATTGCAGATACAGATTTACGTGCATTTTTAGCGCAAGTCCCAAGCGATGTACTTGTCGTTTTAGATGAAGCATACATCGAATACGTGTCACACCCAGGACATAAAGAAACTCTACCTTTAATTGATGAGTATCCCAATGTACTATTAATGCGCACATTTTCTAAAGCATACGGTCTTGCCGCGTTCCGAGTAGGCTATGCAATTGGTCAACCTGAAGTAATTGCAAAACTAGATCCAGTACGTGCTCCATTTAACAATACGATTTTAAGTCAAGCAGTTGCTGCTATTGCATTAAGTGATCAAGACTTTTTAAAATCTTGCTGTGCAGCAAATGAAATAGGTAAAAAACAATACGTTGATTTTTGTGAAAAACATAATTTGAAATACTACCCATCTGATACAAACTTTATTTTCTTTAACACGAATGCTGATAGTGATGTTGTTTTCCAAGAGCTTATGAAGCGTGGATTTATTATTCGAAGTGGTAATGCTCTAGGTGCGCCAGGTTTTATCCGTGTCACTATTGGTACAGAAGCTCAAAATGCAGCATTATTAGCGCATCTTGAAGAAGTGTTAAAAGAACAAGGGGTTTTTGCATGA
- the aroH gene encoding chorismate mutase encodes MIRGLRGAITIELDKPELVWDETARLVREVVAANHVEIDDIASIVISTTPDITSAFPARAVRLMDGWQYVPVMCMHEMDVPGALPLCIRVLIHANVEMAQKDVQHIYLNDAVKLRPDLAQAK; translated from the coding sequence ATGATTCGTGGACTTAGAGGTGCAATTACAATTGAATTGGACAAGCCAGAGCTTGTATGGGATGAGACAGCGAGATTAGTACGTGAAGTGGTGGCAGCAAACCATGTAGAGATTGACGACATTGCTTCAATCGTAATTTCAACGACACCAGATATTACATCGGCGTTTCCAGCGCGTGCTGTGAGGTTAATGGACGGCTGGCAGTATGTCCCTGTTATGTGTATGCATGAAATGGACGTACCAGGTGCCCTGCCATTATGTATTCGTGTGTTAATCCATGCGAATGTGGAAATGGCGCAGAAAGATGTGCAGCACATTTATTTAAATGATGCAGTGAAATTAAGACCAGATTTAGCCCAAGCTAAATAA
- the aroB gene encoding 3-dehydroquinate synthase, translated as MRVPVATKSHQYEVVLGHNFLAEAVKTFDEKLQKADKIIVFTDANVWAAQGEYFKGNFPYAFEVFVLPGGEACKTFEQYNAAQTFLLEQKCSRKSFVFAFGGGAVGDLTGFVAATYMRGVPFIQIPTTILAHDSAVGGKTAINHPLGKNMIGAFYQPEGVIYDTVFIESLSEREVRSGTAEVIKHAMISNAAWLQELMDAESVIRFSTTELANHLKAGIEVKAKIVSEDETEQSVRKYLNLGHTYGHAIEAAAGYGKVAHGEAVMIGLVYCLLLSERYGKLNREFTTAFLQFALKNGYPFEAVNDYSFEQLIEYLLKDKKAEYGVLQFVLLEEIGKPFVRPIELAECKEIDAEFRQLLAEVLV; from the coding sequence ATGCGTGTACCAGTAGCAACAAAATCACATCAATATGAGGTAGTGCTTGGACATAATTTTTTAGCCGAAGCAGTTAAAACGTTTGATGAGAAACTGCAAAAAGCAGATAAGATTATTGTTTTTACAGATGCCAATGTTTGGGCTGCTCAAGGGGAATATTTCAAGGGGAATTTTCCGTATGCATTTGAGGTATTTGTGCTACCAGGTGGTGAGGCTTGTAAAACATTTGAACAATACAATGCCGCACAAACTTTTTTACTCGAACAAAAATGTTCACGAAAATCATTTGTTTTTGCATTTGGTGGAGGAGCAGTTGGTGATTTAACAGGCTTTGTTGCAGCTACATATATGCGTGGAGTGCCTTTTATACAAATACCAACGACAATTTTAGCTCATGACTCAGCAGTTGGCGGAAAGACCGCTATTAACCATCCATTAGGCAAAAATATGATTGGGGCTTTCTATCAGCCAGAAGGCGTAATTTACGATACTGTCTTTATTGAAAGCTTATCTGAGCGCGAGGTACGTTCTGGAACTGCAGAGGTCATTAAGCATGCGATGATATCGAATGCCGCTTGGCTCCAAGAGCTAATGGATGCAGAGTCTGTTATCCGTTTTAGCACTACGGAATTGGCCAATCACTTAAAAGCTGGAATTGAAGTAAAGGCGAAAATCGTATCTGAGGATGAAACAGAGCAATCAGTGCGCAAATATTTAAATTTAGGACATACATATGGTCATGCCATTGAAGCAGCGGCGGGTTATGGAAAAGTTGCACATGGTGAAGCAGTGATGATTGGGCTTGTGTATTGTCTATTATTAAGTGAACGATATGGTAAGTTAAATCGTGAATTCACAACAGCATTTTTACAATTTGCGCTGAAAAATGGCTATCCTTTTGAAGCGGTAAATGATTATTCATTTGAACAATTAATAGAGTATTTATTGAAAGATAAAAAAGCGGAATACGGAGTTCTACAATTTGTATTACTTGAAGAAATTGGAAAACCTTTTGTGCGACCAATTGAGTTAGCAGAATGCAAAGAAATAGATGCTGAATTCCGACAGTTATTAGCGGAGGTGCTTGTATGA
- the aroC gene encoding chorismate synthase: protein MRYLTAGESHGPQLTTIIEGLPSLLPITAEKINHDLKRRQGGHGRGRRMQIETDTVEIVGGVRHGQTLGSPVSLVVTNDDWKHWTKIMGAEPLAEDVNPDDIKRQISRPRPGHADLVGGMKYGHRDLRNVLERSSARETTVRVAVGAVAKALLNELGISIVSHVTEIVGIKADTSVIEGKTVDEIRTIVEADPCYCVDPVASAKMVEAIDEAKKAGDSIGGVVEVIVEGMPAGVGSYVHYDRKLDAKLAAAMLSINAFKGVEFGIGFEMARRKGSEVHDEIIWSEEEGYTRATNRLGGLEGGMSTGMPIVVRGVMKPIPTLYKPLQSIDIETKEPFKASVERSDSCAVPAASVVAEHVIAWEIASAIMDQFHGDQLPQLKAQIEEQRRYAKEF, encoded by the coding sequence ATGCGTTACTTAACAGCAGGAGAATCACACGGACCGCAATTAACTACAATAATTGAGGGTTTACCGTCACTTTTACCAATTACAGCAGAAAAAATTAACCATGATTTAAAGCGTCGCCAAGGAGGTCATGGCCGTGGTCGTCGTATGCAAATTGAAACGGATACGGTAGAAATAGTAGGTGGTGTTCGCCACGGACAAACACTCGGCTCTCCTGTGTCGCTCGTTGTCACGAATGATGACTGGAAGCATTGGACGAAAATTATGGGGGCGGAACCTTTAGCGGAGGATGTTAATCCTGATGATATCAAACGTCAAATTTCACGCCCACGTCCAGGCCATGCTGATTTAGTAGGTGGCATGAAATATGGACATCGAGATTTACGAAATGTTTTAGAACGTTCTTCTGCGCGTGAAACAACTGTCCGTGTTGCAGTAGGAGCTGTTGCAAAAGCTTTATTAAATGAGCTCGGTATATCAATTGTGTCACATGTAACAGAAATAGTTGGTATTAAAGCAGACACGTCTGTCATTGAAGGAAAAACTGTAGATGAAATTCGTACAATTGTCGAAGCTGATCCTTGCTACTGTGTAGATCCTGTTGCTTCGGCAAAAATGGTAGAGGCAATCGATGAAGCAAAAAAAGCAGGCGATTCTATTGGCGGTGTTGTTGAAGTAATCGTTGAAGGCATGCCAGCTGGTGTTGGTTCGTATGTTCATTACGATCGGAAATTAGATGCAAAATTAGCAGCAGCCATGTTGTCTATTAATGCTTTTAAAGGTGTTGAATTTGGTATTGGCTTTGAAATGGCTCGTCGTAAAGGTTCAGAAGTGCATGACGAAATCATTTGGTCGGAAGAAGAAGGCTATACTCGTGCTACGAATCGACTTGGCGGCCTAGAAGGCGGAATGTCTACAGGTATGCCAATCGTTGTACGAGGTGTGATGAAGCCAATTCCAACATTGTATAAACCATTGCAAAGTATTGATATTGAGACAAAAGAACCGTTTAAAGCAAGTGTAGAACGTTCAGATAGCTGTGCAGTACCAGCAGCTTCAGTAGTAGCTGAACATGTTATTGCCTGGGAAATTGCAAGCGCGATTATGGATCAATTCCATGGAGATCAACTGCCACAATTAAAAGCACAAATTGAAGAACAACGCCGTTACGCAAAGGAGTTTTAA